A window of the Streptococcus sp. 116-D4 genome harbors these coding sequences:
- a CDS encoding DUF2207 domain-containing protein → MKKTFFLLVLGLFCLLPFSVFAIDFKINSYQGDLYIHADNTAEFRQKIVYQFEEDFKGQIVGLGRAGKMPSGFEIDSHPKVQAAKNGAELTDVTSEVAEEADGYTVKVYNPGQEGDTVEVVLTWNLKNLLFLYDDIAELNWQPLTDSSGTIGKFEFHVRGDKGAEKLFFHTGKLFREGTVEKSNLDYIIRLDNLPPKRGVELHAYWPRTDFASARDQGLKGNRLEEFNKIEDSIVKEKEQSKQLLTWVFPSTLSISLLLSACFYLIYRKKTTPSVKYAKNHRLYEPPMELEPMVLSEAVYSTSLDEVSPLTKGAGKFTFDQLVQATLLDVIDRGNVSIISEGDAVGLRLVKEDGLSSFERDCLNLAFSGKKEATLSNLFADYKVSDSLYRGAKAADEKRIQARGIQLKSSFEAVLKEMQEGVRERVSFWGLPDYYRPLTGGEKALQVGMGLSTILPLFIGFGLFLYSLDVHGYLYIPLAILGFLGLVLAVFYYWKLRLDNRDGVLNEAGAEVYYLWTSFENMLREIARLDQAELESIVLWNRLLVYATLFGYADKVSHLMKVHQIQVENPDINLYVAYGWHSMFYHSSAQMSHYASVANTASTYSVSSGSGSSGGGFSGGGGGGSIGAF, encoded by the coding sequence ATGAAAAAAACTTTTTTCTTACTAGTGTTAGGCTTGTTTTGCCTTCTGCCATTCTCTGTTTTTGCCATTGATTTCAAGATAAACTCTTATCAAGGGGATTTGTATATTCATGCAGACAATACAGCAGAATTTAGACAGAAGATAGTTTACCAGTTTGAGGAGGACTTTAAGGGCCAAATCGTGGGACTTGGACGTGCTGGCAAGATGCCTAGCGGGTTTGAGATAGATTCTCATCCAAAGGTTCAGGCTGCGAAAAATGGTGCTGAACTGACAGATGTTACTAGCGAAGTGGCAGAAGAAGCGGATGGTTATACTGTGAAAGTCTATAACCCCGGTCAGGAAGGCGATACAGTTGAAGTTGTCCTCACATGGAATTTAAAAAATTTGCTTTTCCTATATGATGACATCGCTGAATTAAATTGGCAACCTTTAACAGATAGTTCAGGAACTATTGGAAAGTTTGAATTTCATGTAAGGGGAGACAAGGGGGCTGAAAAACTCTTTTTCCATACAGGCAAACTTTTTAGAGAGGGAACGGTTGAAAAGAGTAATCTTGATTATATTATTCGTTTGGACAATCTTCCGCCTAAGCGTGGAGTTGAATTGCATGCCTATTGGCCTCGGACCGATTTTGCTAGTGCTAGAGATCAGGGTTTAAAAGGGAATCGTTTAGAAGAGTTTAATAAGATAGAAGACTCGATTGTTAAAGAAAAGGAGCAAAGTAAACAACTCCTTACTTGGGTCTTCCCTTCTACACTTTCCATCTCTTTGTTATTGAGTGCCTGTTTCTATCTTATCTATAGAAAAAAGACCACCCCTTCAGTTAAATATGCCAAAAATCATCGTCTCTATGAACCGCCAATGGAATTGGAGCCTATGGTTTTATCGGAGGCTGTCTACTCGACCTCTTTGGATGAAGTGAGTCCTCTAACCAAAGGAGCTGGTAAATTCACCTTTGACCAACTTGTTCAAGCTACCTTGTTAGATGTGATAGACCGTGGGAATGTCTCTATCATTTCAGAAGGAGATGCAGTTGGCTTGAGGCTGGTAAAAGAAGATGGTTTGTCAAGCTTTGAGAGAGACTGTCTAAATCTAGCCTTTTCAGGCAAAAAAGAAGCCACTCTTTCCAATTTGTTTGCGGATTACAAGGTATCTGACAGCCTTTATCGCGGAGCTAAAGCTGCTGATGAGAAACGGATTCAAGCAAGAGGGATTCAGCTCAAATCTTCTTTCGAAGCAGTATTAAAAGAGATGCAAGAAGGAGTGCGAGAGCGAGTTTCCTTCTGGGGGCTCCCAGATTATTATCGTCCTTTAACTGGTGGGGAAAAGGCCTTGCAAGTGGGTATGGGACTCTCTACGATTCTACCTCTTTTTATTGGATTTGGTTTGTTCTTGTACAGTTTAGACGTTCATGGCTATCTTTACATCCCCTTGGCAATACTTGGTTTTCTAGGTTTGGTTTTGGCTGTTTTCTATTATTGGAAGCTTCGATTAGATAACCGTGATGGTGTCCTAAATGAAGCAGGAGCAGAAGTCTACTATCTCTGGACCAGTTTTGAAAATATGTTACGTGAGATTGCACGATTGGATCAGGCTGAACTGGAAAGTATTGTACTTTGGAATCGCCTTTTGGTCTATGCGACCTTATTTGGCTATGCAGACAAGGTCAGTCATTTGATGAAGGTGCATCAGATTCAAGTAGAAAATCCAGATATCAATCTCTATGTAGCTTATGGCTGGCATAGTATGTTTTATCATTCAAGCGCGCAAATGAGCCATTATGCTAGTGTCGCAAATACAGCAAGTACCTACTCCGTATCTTCTGGAAGTGGAAGTTCTGGCGGTGGCTTCTCTGGAGGCGGAGGAGGCGGTAGTATCGGCGCCTTTTAA
- a CDS encoding ABC transporter substrate-binding protein/permease, with the protein MRKIYLSIFTSLLLMLGLVNVAHADEYLRIGMEAAYAPFNWTQDDDSNGAVKIDGTNQYANGYDVQIAKKIAKDLGKEPLVVKTKWEGLVPALTSGKIDMIIAGMSPTAERKQEIAFSSSYYTSEPVLLVKKDSAYANAKSLDDFNGAKITSQQGVYLYDLITQIPGAKKETAMGDFAQMRQALEAGVIDAYVSERPEALTAETANSKFKMVQVEPGFKTGEEDTAIAIGLRKDDHRISQINASIETISKDDQVALMDRMIKEQPAEATTTEETSSSFFSQVAKILSENWQQLLRGAGVTLLISIVGTITGLIIGLAIGVFRTAPLSENKAIYGLQKLIGWILNVYIEIFRGTPMIVQSMVIYYGTAQAFGINLDRTLAAIFIVSINTGAYMTEIVRGGILAVDKGQFEAATALGMTHNQTMRKIVLPQVVRNILPATGNEFVINIKDTSVLNVISVVELYFSGNTVATQTYQYFQTFTIIAVIYFVLTFTVTRILRFIERRMDMDTYTTGANQMQTEDLK; encoded by the coding sequence ATGAGAAAAATATACTTATCTATTTTCACAAGTCTCTTGCTGATGCTGGGACTTGTCAATGTTGCTCATGCTGATGAATATTTACGCATCGGGATGGAAGCAGCATATGCTCCCTTTAACTGGACTCAAGACGATGATAGCAATGGAGCTGTCAAAATCGATGGAACTAACCAGTATGCTAACGGATACGATGTTCAAATCGCCAAGAAAATCGCTAAGGACTTAGGTAAAGAACCTTTGGTTGTTAAAACCAAGTGGGAAGGCCTAGTCCCTGCCCTTACTTCTGGTAAGATTGACATGATTATCGCAGGTATGAGTCCTACTGCCGAGCGTAAACAAGAAATTGCCTTTTCAAGCAGTTACTACACTAGCGAACCAGTTCTACTAGTTAAAAAAGATTCTGCCTACGCAAATGCCAAATCTTTGGATGACTTTAACGGTGCGAAAATTACTTCTCAACAAGGGGTCTACCTCTACGACTTGATTACACAAATCCCGGGTGCTAAAAAAGAAACTGCCATGGGAGACTTCGCTCAAATGCGTCAAGCTCTTGAGGCCGGTGTTATCGATGCCTATGTTTCTGAACGCCCAGAAGCTCTGACTGCTGAAACTGCTAACTCTAAGTTTAAAATGGTTCAAGTAGAACCAGGTTTTAAAACAGGAGAAGAAGATACAGCTATCGCTATCGGACTTCGTAAAGATGATCATCGCATTAGCCAAATCAATGCTAGCATTGAAACTATTTCAAAAGACGACCAAGTTGCCTTGATGGATCGTATGATCAAAGAGCAACCTGCCGAAGCTACAACAACTGAAGAGACTAGCAGTAGTTTCTTTAGCCAAGTCGCTAAAATTCTTTCTGAAAACTGGCAACAACTCTTGCGTGGTGCTGGTGTCACTCTCTTAATCTCTATCGTCGGAACCATCACAGGTCTCATTATTGGACTTGCCATTGGTGTCTTCCGTACTGCTCCACTATCTGAAAACAAAGCCATTTACGGCCTACAAAAACTAATCGGCTGGATCCTCAATGTCTACATTGAAATTTTCCGTGGTACACCAATGATTGTTCAATCGATGGTTATCTACTATGGAACTGCCCAAGCTTTCGGTATCAACCTTGACCGTACACTAGCTGCTATCTTCATCGTTTCAATCAATACCGGTGCCTACATGACTGAAATCGTCCGTGGTGGTATCCTAGCAGTTGACAAGGGACAATTTGAAGCTGCGACTGCTCTTGGTATGACTCATAACCAAACCATGCGTAAGATTGTCCTACCTCAGGTCGTCCGCAACATCCTACCAGCAACTGGTAATGAATTTGTCATCAATATCAAAGATACATCTGTATTGAACGTTATCTCTGTTGTCGAACTTTATTTCTCAGGAAATACCGTGGCAACACAAACCTATCAATACTTCCAGACATTTACAATCATCGCCGTGATTTACTTTGTCCTCACCTTCACCGTAACACGTATCCTACGCTTCATCGAACGCCGCATGGACATGGATACCTATACTACAGGTGCTAACCAAATGCAAACGGAGGATTTGAAATAA
- a CDS encoding amino acid ABC transporter ATP-binding protein — protein sequence MTQAILEIKHLKKSYGQNEVLKDISLTVHKGEVISIIGSSGSGKSTFLRSINLLETPTDGQILYHGQNVLEKGYDLTQYREKLGMVFQSFNLFENLNVLENTIVAQTTVLKRERTEAEKMAKENLEKVGMGERYWQAKPKQLSGGQKQRVAIARALSMNPDAILFDEPTSALDPEMVGEVLKIMQELAKEGLTMIVVTHEMEFARDVSHRVIFMDKGVIAEEGKPEDLFTNPKEERTKEFLQRYLK from the coding sequence ATGACACAAGCAATCCTTGAAATTAAACACCTCAAAAAATCCTATGGACAAAACGAAGTGCTAAAAGACATTTCACTCACTGTCCACAAGGGCGAGGTCATCTCTATCATCGGAAGCTCTGGAAGCGGAAAATCAACCTTCCTACGCTCCATTAACCTTCTTGAAACACCAACTGATGGACAAATCCTTTATCATGGACAAAACGTCCTTGAAAAAGGCTATGACCTCACGCAATACCGTGAAAAATTGGGGATGGTGTTCCAATCCTTTAACCTCTTTGAAAATCTCAACGTGCTTGAAAACACAATTGTCGCTCAGACAACTGTCCTTAAACGCGAACGTACAGAAGCTGAAAAGATGGCCAAAGAAAACCTAGAAAAGGTCGGTATGGGAGAACGCTACTGGCAAGCCAAACCAAAACAACTCTCAGGTGGCCAAAAACAACGTGTAGCCATCGCACGTGCCCTCTCCATGAATCCAGATGCTATTCTCTTTGATGAACCAACATCAGCTCTCGATCCAGAAATGGTTGGAGAAGTCCTCAAAATCATGCAGGAACTTGCCAAAGAAGGCTTGACTATGATTGTAGTGACTCACGAGATGGAATTTGCTCGTGATGTCTCTCACCGTGTTATCTTTATGGATAAGGGTGTGATTGCTGAAGAAGGTAAACCAGAAGACCTCTTCACCAATCCTAAAGAAGAGCGAACAAAAGAATTTCTTCAACGCTATCTCAAATAA
- a CDS encoding capsule biosynthesis transcriptional regulator: MTKSNFEKVESVVGWVRDKKITGYRISKETNAREMSIIALAQGRAKVKNISFETALGLIDFYDKNHEKFED; encoded by the coding sequence ATGACTAAGTCAAACTTTGAAAAAGTAGAATCAGTTGTTGGCTGGGTTCGTGATAAGAAAATCACAGGCTACCGTATCTCTAAAGAAACGAATGCACGTGAAATGTCTATCATTGCTCTAGCGCAGGGGCGTGCAAAAGTAAAAAATATTTCGTTTGAAACGGCTCTAGGTTTAATTGATTTCTATGATAAAAATCATGAAAAATTTGAAGATTAA
- the ilvA gene encoding threonine ammonia-lyase IlvA: MLSSKDIIKAHKVLSGVVVNTPLDYDHYLSEKYGAKIYLKKENAQRVRSFKIRGAYYAISQLSKEERERGVVCASAGNHAQGVAYTCKEMKISATIFMPITTPQQKIGQVRFFGGDFVTIKLVGDTFDASAKAAQEFTVSENRTFIDPFDDAHVQAGQGTVAYEILEEARKESIDFDAVLVPVGGGGLIAGVSTYIKETSPEIEVIGVEANGARSMKAAFEAGGPVKLKEIDKFADGIAVQKVGQLTYEATRQHVQTLVGVDEGLISETLIDLYSKQGIVAEPAGAASIASLEVLAEYIKGKTICCIISGGNNDINRMPEMEERALIYDGIKHYFVVNFPQRPGALREFVNDILGPNDDITRFEYIKRASKGTGPVLIGIALADKHDYAEMIRRMEGFDPAYINLNGNETLYNMLV; encoded by the coding sequence ATGTTAAGTTCAAAAGATATAATCAAGGCTCATAAGGTCTTGAGCGGTGTGGTTGTGAATACTCCACTGGATTACGATCATTATTTATCGGAGAAGTATGGTGCTAAGATTTATTTGAAAAAGGAAAATGCTCAACGTGTTCGCTCTTTTAAAATTCGTGGTGCCTATTATGCCATTTCTCAGCTTAGCAAGGAAGAACGTGAACGTGGAGTAGTCTGCGCTTCTGCAGGAAATCATGCGCAGGGAGTTGCTTATACTTGTAAAGAAATGAAAATTTCTGCTACTATCTTTATGCCCATTACTACCCCACAACAAAAGATTGGTCAGGTTCGCTTTTTTGGAGGGGACTTCGTGACCATTAAATTAGTTGGAGATACCTTTGATGCCTCAGCAAAAGCAGCTCAAGAATTTACAGTCTCTGAAAATCGTACCTTTATTGATCCCTTTGATGATGCCCATGTTCAAGCAGGTCAAGGGACAGTTGCTTATGAGATTTTAGAAGAAGCTCGAAAAGAATCAATTGATTTTGATGCTGTCTTGGTCCCAGTTGGAGGTGGTGGTCTTATTGCTGGGGTTTCCACCTATATCAAGGAAACAAGTCCAGAAATTGAAGTCATTGGGGTAGAGGCTAATGGAGCACGTTCTATGAAGGCTGCTTTTGAAGCTGGCGGTCCTGTCAAACTCAAAGAAATTGACAAATTTGCTGATGGGATTGCTGTACAAAAGGTAGGTCAGTTGACCTATGAAGCAACTCGTCAACATGTTCAAACCTTAGTAGGTGTAGATGAGGGATTGATTTCTGAAACCTTGATTGATCTCTACTCTAAGCAAGGGATTGTCGCAGAACCTGCTGGAGCAGCTAGTATCGCCTCTTTAGAGGTTTTAGCTGAATATATCAAGGGGAAAACTATTTGTTGTATCATTTCTGGAGGAAATAATGATATCAACCGTATGCCTGAAATGGAAGAGCGTGCCTTGATTTATGATGGGATCAAGCATTATTTTGTGGTCAATTTTCCGCAGCGTCCAGGTGCTCTGCGTGAGTTTGTAAATGATATCTTGGGGCCAAATGACGATATCACTCGTTTTGAGTATATCAAACGAGCTAGTAAGGGGACAGGACCAGTATTGATTGGGATTGCTTTGGCAGATAAGCATGATTATGCAGAAATGATCCGTCGAATGGAAGGTTTTGACCCAGCCTATATTAACTTAAATGGTAATGAAACACTCTATAATATGCTTGTCTGA
- the ilvC gene encoding ketol-acid reductoisomerase yields MAVQMEYEKDVKVAALDGKKIAVIGYGSQGHAHAQNLRDSGRDVIIGVRPGKSFDKAKEDGFDTYTVAEATKLADVIMILAPDEIQQELYETEIAPNLEAGNAVGFAHGFNIHFEFIKVPADVDVFMCAPKGPGHLVRRTYEEGFGVPALYAVYQDATGNAKNIAMDWCKGVGAARVGLLETTYKEETEEDLFGEQAVLCGGLTALIEAGFEVLTEAGYAPELAYFEVLHEMKLIVDLIYEGGFKKMRQSISNTAEYGDYVSGPRVITEQVKENMKAVLADIQNGKFANDFVNDYKAGRPKLTAYREQAANLEIEKVGAELRKAMPFVGKNDDDAFKIYN; encoded by the coding sequence ATGGCAGTTCAAATGGAATATGAAAAAGATGTTAAAGTAGCAGCACTTGACGGTAAAAAAATCGCCGTTATCGGTTATGGATCACAAGGACATGCGCATGCTCAAAACTTGCGTGATTCAGGTCGCGATGTCATCATTGGTGTACGTCCAGGTAAATCTTTTGACAAAGCAAAAGAAGATGGATTTGACACTTACACAGTAGCAGAAGCTACTAAATTGGCTGACGTTATCATGATTTTGGCACCAGACGAAATCCAACAAGAATTGTACGAAACAGAAATCGCTCCAAACTTGGAAGCTGGAAACGCAGTTGGATTTGCTCACGGTTTCAACATCCACTTCGAATTCATCAAAGTACCTGCAGATGTAGATGTCTTTATGTGTGCTCCTAAAGGACCAGGACACTTGGTACGCCGTACTTACGAAGAAGGATTTGGTGTACCAGCTCTTTACGCAGTATACCAAGATGCAACAGGAAATGCTAAAAACATCGCTATGGACTGGTGTAAAGGTGTTGGAGCAGCGCGTGTAGGTCTTCTTGAAACAACTTACAAAGAAGAAACTGAAGAAGATTTGTTTGGTGAACAAGCTGTACTTTGCGGTGGTTTGACTGCCCTTATCGAAGCTGGTTTTGAAGTATTGACAGAAGCAGGCTACGCTCCAGAATTGGCATACTTTGAAGTTCTTCACGAAATGAAATTGATCGTTGACTTGATCTATGAAGGTGGATTTAAGAAAATGCGTCAATCAATTTCAAACACTGCTGAATATGGTGACTATGTTTCAGGACCACGTGTAATCACTGAACAAGTTAAAGAAAACATGAAAGCAGTTCTTGCGGATATCCAAAATGGTAAATTTGCAAACGACTTTGTAAATGACTATAAAGCTGGACGTCCAAAATTGACTGCCTACCGTGAACAAGCAGCTAACCTTGAAATTGAAAAAGTTGGTGCAGAATTGCGTAAAGCAATGCCATTCGTTGGTAAAAACGACGATGATGCATTTAAAATCTATAACTAA
- the ilvN gene encoding acetolactate synthase small subunit: MRRMLTAKLQNRSGVLNRFTGVLSRRQVNIESISVGATEDPNVSRITIIIDVASHDEVEQIIKQLNRQIDVIRIRDITDKPHLEREVILVKMSAPAEKRAEILAIIQPFRATVVDVAPSSITIQMTGNAEKSEALLRVIRPYGIRNIARTGATGFTRD; this comes from the coding sequence ATGCGTAGAATGTTAACAGCAAAACTACAAAATCGTTCAGGAGTCCTCAATCGCTTTACAGGTGTCCTATCTCGTCGTCAGGTTAATATCGAAAGTATCTCTGTTGGAGCAACAGAAGATCCGAATGTATCGCGTATCACTATTATTATTGATGTTGCTTCACATGATGAAGTGGAGCAAATCATTAAGCAACTCAATCGTCAGATTGATGTGATTCGCATTCGTGATATTACAGACAAGCCTCATTTGGAGCGCGAGGTGATTTTGGTTAAGATGTCAGCGCCAGCTGAGAAGCGAGCTGAGATTCTAGCCATTATTCAACCTTTCCGTGCAACGGTAGTAGACGTAGCGCCAAGCTCGATTACCATTCAGATGACAGGAAATGCAGAAAAGAGCGAAGCCCTGTTGCGAGTCATTCGACCATACGGTATTCGCAATATTGCTCGAACGGGTGCAACTGGATTTACCCGCGATTAA
- a CDS encoding acetolactate synthase large subunit, with amino-acid sequence MEKISLESPKTGSDLVLETLHDLGIDTIFGYPGGAVLPFYDAIYNFKGIRHILGRHEQGCLHEAEGYAKSTGKLGVAVVTSGPGATNAITGIADAMSDSVPLLVFTGQVARAGIGKDAFQEADIVGITMPITKYNYQVRETADIPRIIMEAVHIATTGRPGPVVIDLPKDVSALETDFIYSPEVNLPSYQPTLEPNEMQIKKILKQLSKAKKPVLLVGGGVSYAEAAAELNEFAERYQIPVVTSLLGQGTIATSHPLFLGMGGMHGSFAANIAMTEADFMISIGCRFDDRLTGNPKTFAKNAKVAHIDIDPAEIGKIISADIPVVGDAKKALQMLLAEPTVHNNTEKWIEKVTKDKNRVRSYDKKERVVQPQAVIERIGELTNGDAIVVTDVGQHQMWTAQYYPYQNERQLVTSGGLGTMGFGIPAAIGAKIANSDKEVVLFVGDGGFQMTNQELAILNIYKVPIKVVMLNNHSLGMVRQWQESFYEGRTSESVFDTLPDFQLMAQAYGIKNYKFDNPETLAQDLEVITEDVPMLIEVDISRKEQVLPMVPAGKSNHEMLGVKFHA; translated from the coding sequence ATGGAGAAAATCAGTTTAGAATCTCCTAAGACGGGGTCGGACCTAGTTTTGGAAACACTTCATGATTTAGGAATTGATACCATTTTTGGTTATCCTGGTGGTGCTGTCTTGCCTTTTTATGATGCGATATATAATTTTAAAGGCATTCGCCACATTCTAGGTCGCCATGAGCAAGGTTGTTTGCATGAAGCTGAAGGTTATGCCAAATCAACTGGAAAGTTGGGTGTTGCCGTCGTCACTAGCGGACCGGGAGCAACAAATGCCATTACAGGGATTGCGGATGCCATGAGCGACAGTGTTCCCCTTTTGGTCTTTACAGGCCAGGTGGCGCGAGCAGGGATTGGGAAGGATGCCTTTCAGGAGGCTGACATCGTGGGAATTACCATGCCAATCACTAAGTACAATTACCAAGTTCGTGAGACAGCAGATATTCCTCGTATCATAATGGAAGCTGTCCATATCGCAACTACAGGCCGTCCAGGCCCAGTTGTCATTGACCTACCTAAAGACGTATCTGCTTTGGAAACAGACTTTATTTATTCTCCAGAAGTGAACCTACCAAGCTATCAGCCGACTCTTGAACCAAATGAAATGCAAATCAAGAAAATCTTGAAGCAATTATCCAAGGCTAAAAAACCAGTCTTGCTTGTTGGTGGTGGGGTTAGTTATGCTGAAGCAGCTGCAGAATTAAATGAATTTGCAGAGCGCTATCAAATTCCAGTGGTAACCAGCCTTTTGGGGCAAGGAACGATTGCAACGAGTCATCCGCTCTTCCTAGGAATGGGAGGAATGCACGGGTCATTTGCAGCCAACATTGCAATGACCGAGGCGGACTTTATGATTAGTATTGGTTGCCGGTTCGACGACCGCTTGACTGGAAATCCTAAGACCTTTGCTAAAAATGCCAAGGTTGCCCACATTGATATTGATCCAGCTGAGATTGGCAAGATTATCAGTGCAGATATTCCTGTAGTCGGAGATGCGAAAAAAGCCTTACAAATGTTACTAGCAGAACCGACAGTTCACAACAATACTGAGAAATGGATTGAAAAGGTTACTAAAGACAAGAACCGTGTTCGTTCTTATGATAAGAAAGAACGTGTGGTTCAGCCGCAAGCTGTTATTGAACGCATCGGTGAGTTGACGAATGGTGATGCTATTGTTGTCACTGACGTAGGACAACATCAAATGTGGACAGCTCAGTATTATCCCTACCAAAATGAACGTCAGTTAGTGACTTCAGGTGGTTTGGGAACCATGGGATTTGGAATTCCAGCAGCAATCGGTGCTAAAATTGCTAACTCAGATAAGGAAGTAGTCTTATTTGTTGGGGATGGTGGTTTCCAAATGACTAACCAGGAATTGGCTATTTTGAACATTTACAAGGTGCCAATCAAGGTGGTTATGCTGAACAATCACTCACTTGGAATGGTTCGCCAGTGGCAGGAATCCTTCTATGAAGGTAGAACATCAGAGTCAGTCTTTGACACCCTTCCTGATTTCCAATTGATGGCACAAGCTTATGGCATTAAAAACTATAAGTTTGACAATCCTGAGACCTTGGCTCAAGACCTTGAAGTCATCACTGAGGATGTTCCTATGCTAATCGAGGTAGATATTTCTCGTAAGGAACAGGTGTTACCAATGGTACCAGCTGGTAAGAGTAATCATGAGATGTTGGGGGTGAAGTTCCATGCGTAG